GCCCTCAGAATAAACTATGATAAACCCCTGTATAATAAATTTGTTCTGTTCTCATCAAAGATTTACTTTAAGCAGTTCGCACCAAAATTCCTGTCAAGTACTTTTTTACTTCTTTTTCATTTTTTTCGCTGAATAGTTACATATATTGTAAATTTAATTGGATTTTTTTTAGCTATAAAGTTAACAATGCCTTCCTGAAAGTGTTGTTTTTTTAATTCTATCCCTCTATGCTACATTACAATCTATAATCGTTGTGGCCGAAAACAAAAAAGGCAGAGCCATGAGACCCTGCCTTTCTATGTTAAAAATCCATTTCAGGTTTATTTTTTAAACTTTCTCCTTATCCCTACCAATCCCACCAGGCCGGAACCGAGAAGCCAGATCGCTCCGGGTATTGGAACAGGAGGGGCAGGCGCACCAGAGCCATAAACAATCCTTTGGAGATTAACAGACCCCATAACCGTTCCACCACCTATTGTCTCTGCTTCAAAGTCATTGTCAACACTGGGAAGAGACATAGCAGATATTGCAGACAAATCCCAATCTGCTAATGGGTATATCACGTTAGAGTCAATATCTTTGAAGTATGGGCTAACAGAAGAATCATGAAAATAAAGACCGAGAGCCCCTTCCTCTGCAGAAAGTCCAATCGGAACAGGTTCTCCTAAAGATAAATCTAAACCTAAGTCATTCTCAAACCAAGTGCCAAAACCCAGTAAACCATTATACATCCATAGTGATATTCCTATTTGATTTCGGGTATCGCTCGAATCATAAAATTCAAGTTCTAAATTCAAGCTTGAGCTTGCAGAACCACTTATTGTCCTTGTTAATGATCCGTATTCTAGTTGAATAAAACCGTCGTTAAAAATTGAAAAGCCTGGCAAATCATGTATGGATGCAGTCAGCCCACCGTCTACTATTCCACTCCCCACATTGATATTTGCAGTTATTCCACCAGATGGATGATTAGACAGCGAAAGAGTCGCTGGATACTTAGATTCATATGTCCAGCCATCAGAAAGTGTGTAATCTATAACAGTATTTGCTGATGCTGCCCCGATAAAGAAAAATGACATTAAAAAAACTAAACAAATCTTCTCTACTAAAAACGTCCTTTTTTTCTTCATAATAAACTCCCCTTATTAATTTTTTTTCTTCTTATCCCTACCAATCCAATCAGGCCTGAACCGAGAAGCCAAACCGCTCCGGGTATGGGAACGGTAGAGGAACTGGAAACGATATGGAAATTTAAATCATATAGCGCAGGGTCCATATGATTTGTACCCTCCTGAATATATCCTTTTGGTGTGACCAATGTACCGTCCGTATATTTATCCTCTCCATCATATCCCTCGTAATGTACATTCGCAAACCAGTTATATGATGGTTCGGTTAGCTGAAACATATAACTATTTCCAATCGTAAATGATATGCTGCTTATATCTAAAGAAACGGGGCCTTCATAATTTGAAGGCACTGCAATATCCTGCGAAGTCAATAAGCTGCTGCTGTTATCATATAACGACATCATAATCTGACCAGCGCCTGTCGACAGTGGATTAACCCATGCAACAATATTATTATAACTGGTCTCATCTGCTATGAAAGTTTGTCCTAAGCTATAATACGAGATGGATAAGTTTATATTTGACCAGGGTTGAACAATATCGGCATGTACTGGTTTCAGAGTAAAGCCCGACAGGAAAAACACTAAAAAAATAATTAACACCAATTTCTTTTTAAGCATTATACTTCATACCCCCTTTTATTATATTGTGTTGGATATTACCGCCATTGCCTTAATGTGAATAGGTTTCTTTCTCTTATCGCCTCCGTTCGTAATTAATTGTTTATATGATAGAGCCACTTCCAAAACGTTTCAGTTTGGTCAAGCTCAAGGCGGGCGAAAATTTCAACCACAGGAATACATTGAGTATTTCGAGGATTGAAATTTGAGCCCAACGCTTAAGATCGGCCGAAATGGGGCGTTTTGAAACTGGTTCGATAAAAATATATTTTCTACCATAGTGTTGTAGTATGCATATGCCAGGATACACTGAATTGCTTTATATTATTGTTATTATGAAAGTCCCTATCTTTCTTTGAATTAAAGCTCTTTTATAGTGAGCGCAATAATAATGCTAATGTAATATGAACAAGCAGTTGTGCATAGCTATTTTTTAGATATTTTTAAAAAGTGTAAACTTTTCCGACAGTTTTAAGAAAGTTATTAGAATTTTTAAAAAAAATTGCGCGAAGTTTGATATACTTATCATTTTTTAATGCCATGATTTAGCTCCAATTTATCAATAGCCAAAAGTACCCGCTTCACCTGAATTGTAGTATCAATATTAATATCATTGTCAAGAGCCAATATTGGTTTATGTGTAATAATTGAATTGACACTGTATCAATATTTGATAAATTTTGCATATGGAAACCTTTCCAGACAATCCGGTTTGTGTGCATAAGGTGTTTTTGATTTCCAATGAGGTTTGCCAAACTCTACAGCTTCTTTGATATGAAAGCTTTTCCGAGAATCGCTGAATAAACTTGTTATTTGACAGCAAAATAAAAGGAGCTGATTTAATGGCTGCTAATTCTTATATAAGTACCGGTTGGGATAATCTTGATACTATAATCGATCATCTGCGAAGAAGTGACAATGTAGTCTGGCAGGTTGAAACTATAGATGATTACCAGAGATTGGTATCGATGTTTGTAAATAGGGCCATTGCCCAGAATGAAAAAGTTGTTTACTTAAGATTTGCCCGCCATACCCCACTTCTTGAAAAAAGAAACAATCTGATAATATACAATTTAAAAGTGGAAACCGGGTTTGAGTCTTTTTCAACACAAGTGCATAGCATCATTGGGCAAGAAGGTAGAAATACCTGCTATGTATTTGATTCACTATCTGATCTTCTTCACATATGGGCAACCGACCTTATGATAGGAGATTTTTTTTCCATTACCTGCCCGTATCTTTTTGAGTTAAACACAACTGCCTATTTTGGAATCCTGCGTAATCGTCACTCATTCAAGGCAATAGCCCTTATAAGAGAAACAACCCAGGTTCTGATAGATGTCTATAATTACAAGGGGCAGATATGTATTCATCCCATCAAGGTTCAGCATCGTTATTCTCCCACAATGTATTTTCCTCATATAAAGAAAAAAGAAAAACTTGTGCCTGTTATAGACAGTGTGGATGCCACCCAGCTTTTTTCCCATCTTTCCAAACGCAATACTATGGCAGCCCAAAGGCATCTCGACTACTGGGATCATCTTTTCATGCAGGCTAAAAATATTCTGGAATCAGATTCAAGATTTGAAGAAAAGCAGGATATGGTTGAGCGGCTAAGCCGTGTGTTGCTTAGCCGGAACCAAAGATTATTATCCTTGATAAGAAAGCATATAACTTTGGAAGATCTTCTGCAAATTAAAGAGCGGCTTATTGGAACAGGATTCATCGGCGGAAAATCTGTGGGAATGCTGTTGTCGAGAAAGATATTGACGCAGGATAACTCATTTAAATGGCATGATGTTCTGGAGCATCATGATTCATTCTATATAGGCTCTGATGTATTTTATTCTTATATAGCCAGAAATGGTTGGTGGAAGATTTTCATGGCGCATAAAACTAAAGAAGAGTATTTTGATAAAGCTTCAGAGCTTAATTATAAGATGTTAAGCGGCTACTTTCCTGAAGAAATTAAGGAACAATTCCGGCTGATGCTGGAATATTTCGGGCAGTCGCCTATTATAGTCCGTTCCAGCAGCCTTCTTGAAGATGCCTTCGGCAGTGCCTTTGCCGGAAAATACGAGAGTTTTTTTTGTGTAAACCAGGGTTCTCCGGAGAAAAGATATGAGAATTTTGAAGAAGCGATCCGTAAGATATTTGCAAGCACGATGAGCGAGGATGCCCTTGCCTACAGATTGCAAAGAAAGCTTGATCAGATGGATGAACAGATGGCCATTTTGGTTCAGCGGGTATCAGGCGCTTACCATAAACGTTATTTTTTCCCGGAACTTGCCGGAGTGGGTTTATCCCGCAATCCATTTGTCTGGAAAAAGGATATGGACGAAAAAGCCGGTATGATAAGGCTGGTATTAGGGCTGGGAACACGAGCTGTTAACAGGGTTGAAAATGATTACCCGAGAATCGTTGCTTTGGACGATCCGATAGTAAAGCCACTATCCGGAATGAAAGACATCAGCAAGTATTCGCAGCATTTTGTTGATGTGCTGAATCTTGAGGCAAATCAGATAGAAACTATACCTATGGATAGGTTGCTTGAAGAAGAAGCTCCGAAAAATCTCGAACTTGTGGCTATAAGGGATACGGAAGCTTATCAGAACTTACTTAACATGGGCAAACCCGGCAGGGACATATGGGTTCTTACATTTGATGCTTTTCTTACAGAAACGCCTTTTGTCAATTTGATGAAAAAAATGCTGAGAAGGCTTGAAAATACATATGAGAATCCAGTGGATATCGAATTTACAATTAACTTCAACCAGGCAAACGATATTCAGATCAACTTGCTGCAATGCCGTCCCTTTCAATCTATTGAGCACATGCGCAATGCTACAGAGTTAGAAGCAATACCGGAAGAGAAAATCGTTGTCCTTACAGAAGGAAGTTTTATGGGTGGAAATGTTTTGCAACCGATTTCAAGAATAATTTATGTTGATCCTGAATCCTACACTAAGCTTTCACAAACGGATAAATACAGTGTGGCTCGTCTGATCGGCAAATTAAATAAAATGGTGAGCGACAGGAAAAAAACGCCAACTATGTTGATAGGGCCTGGAAGATGGGGAACTTCTTCACCTGAAATGGGAGTTCCTGTAAATTTTTCAGAAATCAATCATATTGCAGTACTTGCAGAATTAAGCTACCGGGACGGGAGTCTGATCCCGGACTTGTCTTTCGGAACACACTTTTTTCATGATCTTATTGAAACGGGCATTTTTTATTTTGCCGTTTATCCTGAAAATCCCGGTGTGATATTCAGGCAGAACTGGTTTCGGGAATTGCCGAATCTGCTCGACAGCTTAAGCCTTGAGGAAAAAAACCTGAGCCATGTTGTAAAGGTTTGGGACATGAGCGGGAAAGGATTGATTATTCACTCCAATGTTGTAACTCAAAGGATGATTTGCTACCTTTTGGATTAGCCATGGCAACAAATCATCCTTAATATTTGTTGTATTTACTACGTTTCTATACGACTCCATAGGCGAGCATGGCCTTTGCGACCTTGACGAATCCGGCTATATTGGCGCCCATCA
This region of Pseudomonadota bacterium genomic DNA includes:
- a CDS encoding VPLPA-CTERM sorting domain-containing protein, translated to MKKKRTFLVEKICLVFLMSFFFIGAASANTVIDYTLSDGWTYESKYPATLSLSNHPSGGITANINVGSGIVDGGLTASIHDLPGFSIFNDGFIQLEYGSLTRTISGSASSSLNLELEFYDSSDTRNQIGISLWMYNGLLGFGTWFENDLGLDLSLGEPVPIGLSAEEGALGLYFHDSSVSPYFKDIDSNVIYPLADWDLSAISAMSLPSVDNDFEAETIGGGTVMGSVNLQRIVYGSGAPAPPVPIPGAIWLLGSGLVGLVGIRRKFKK
- a CDS encoding VPLPA-CTERM sorting domain-containing protein, whose amino-acid sequence is MLKKKLVLIIFLVFFLSGFTLKPVHADIVQPWSNINLSISYYSLGQTFIADETSYNNIVAWVNPLSTGAGQIMMSLYDNSSSLLTSQDIAVPSNYEGPVSLDISSISFTIGNSYMFQLTEPSYNWFANVHYEGYDGEDKYTDGTLVTPKGYIQEGTNHMDPALYDLNFHIVSSSSTVPIPGAVWLLGSGLIGLVGIRRKKINKGSLL
- a CDS encoding PEP/pyruvate-binding domain-containing protein — translated: MAANSYISTGWDNLDTIIDHLRRSDNVVWQVETIDDYQRLVSMFVNRAIAQNEKVVYLRFARHTPLLEKRNNLIIYNLKVETGFESFSTQVHSIIGQEGRNTCYVFDSLSDLLHIWATDLMIGDFFSITCPYLFELNTTAYFGILRNRHSFKAIALIRETTQVLIDVYNYKGQICIHPIKVQHRYSPTMYFPHIKKKEKLVPVIDSVDATQLFSHLSKRNTMAAQRHLDYWDHLFMQAKNILESDSRFEEKQDMVERLSRVLLSRNQRLLSLIRKHITLEDLLQIKERLIGTGFIGGKSVGMLLSRKILTQDNSFKWHDVLEHHDSFYIGSDVFYSYIARNGWWKIFMAHKTKEEYFDKASELNYKMLSGYFPEEIKEQFRLMLEYFGQSPIIVRSSSLLEDAFGSAFAGKYESFFCVNQGSPEKRYENFEEAIRKIFASTMSEDALAYRLQRKLDQMDEQMAILVQRVSGAYHKRYFFPELAGVGLSRNPFVWKKDMDEKAGMIRLVLGLGTRAVNRVENDYPRIVALDDPIVKPLSGMKDISKYSQHFVDVLNLEANQIETIPMDRLLEEEAPKNLELVAIRDTEAYQNLLNMGKPGRDIWVLTFDAFLTETPFVNLMKKMLRRLENTYENPVDIEFTINFNQANDIQINLLQCRPFQSIEHMRNATELEAIPEEKIVVLTEGSFMGGNVLQPISRIIYVDPESYTKLSQTDKYSVARLIGKLNKMVSDRKKTPTMLIGPGRWGTSSPEMGVPVNFSEINHIAVLAELSYRDGSLIPDLSFGTHFFHDLIETGIFYFAVYPENPGVIFRQNWFRELPNLLDSLSLEEKNLSHVVKVWDMSGKGLIIHSNVVTQRMICYLLD